In a single window of the Metopolophium dirhodum isolate CAU chromosome 2, ASM1992520v1, whole genome shotgun sequence genome:
- the LOC132938069 gene encoding alkaline phosphatase-like: MWTLVVCAVLACALQQVSAATTAQESDPKFWIENGKRMLEAKSKQPLRTNKAKNVILFLGDGMSLTTLTAARIFKGQLQNTSGESEHLSFEQFPFTGISKTYCVDNQVADSACSATAYLCGVKTNKGTIGVTSKVNLGDCPSSVPEEHRVTSIMQWAQWAGKATGIVTTTRVTHASPAGCYSQTAHRDWESDEDMIAKSNSTTNITQCEDIAKQLITREPGKNFKVIMGGGRYNFMKQGVNSTGKRHDEDLIQNWKKDKKTRFGDKIAKYVTTRQELMETDMSKTDFVLGLFQPGHMDYRLKSNFETQPTLQEMTRNAIQLLQKEPNGYVLFVEGGLIDKAHHRTWARIALDETLEFSKAVADAVAMTSEDDTLIVVTSDHAHTLSMAGYPKRNSNILGLSGSMATDNMTYTTLSYANGPKRSFVNDSTSCHRVNVTNEDIKKVDFLYPSLVDLSDETHGGDDVMVFARGPMSHLFTGNYEQNQIALGMAMAAGISTNFPTADSTSGAISPFNFAGQTILAVLLLALVGILQASL, encoded by the exons ATGTGGACACTCGTCGTGTGTGCTGTTTTGGCCTGTGCGCTACAACAGGTGTCTGCAGCTACCACCGCTCAGGAGTCAG ATCCTAAATTCTGGATTGAAAATGGAAAACGAATGTTGGAGGCAAAGTCAAAACAACCACTGCGAACGAACAAAGCGAAGAATGTGATATTGTTTTTGGGAGATGGTATGTCATTGACAACATTGACGGCCGCTCGCATATTCAAAGGTCAGTTGCAAAATACGTCCGGTGAAAGCGAACACCTGAGCTTCGAACAGTTTCCGTTCACCGGAATATCAaag ACGTATTGTGTTGACAATCAAGTGGCCGATTCAGCATGTTCAGCCACGGCATATTTGTGTGGCGTCAAGACAAACAAAGGCACGATCGGTGTGACGTCTAAAGTTAACTTAGGAGATTGTCCATCATCGGTCCCTGAAGAGCACCGTGTGACTTCTATAATGCAATGGGCGCAATGGGCTGGGAAGGCGACTGGTATCGTGACCACGACCCGGGTAACACACGCATCCCCAGCTGGCTGTTACTCACAAACCGCGCACCGAGACTGGGAATCCGACGAAGATATGATAGCCAAATCAAATAGTACAACCAATATAACGCAGTGCGAAGACATAGCTAAACAGCTGATAACCAGAGAACCTGGGAAAAATTTCAAG GTTATCATGGGTGGTGGtcgatataattttatgaagCAGGGAGTCAATTCCACCGGAAAACGTCATGACGAAGACTTAATCCAAAATTGGAAAAAGGACAAGAAGACTCGGTTTGGTGATAAAATCGCCAAGTACGTAACGACCAGACAGGAACTAATGGAAACGGATATGTCTAAAACCGATTTCGTGTTAG GTCTTTTTCAACCAGGCCACATGGACTAcagattaaaatcaaatttcgagACGCAGCCGACGTTACAGGAAATGACCAGGAACGCTATACAGTTGCTCCAGAAAGAACCAAATGGTTACGTTCTTTTCGTAGAAGGTGGCCTCATCGATAAGGCACATCATAGGACGTGGGCGAGAATCGCACTTGACGAGACGTTAGAGTTTTCCAAAGCTGTGGCGGACGCTGTGGCGATGACTAGTGAAGACGACACATTGATCGTAGTGACTTCAGACCATGCGCACACCTTGTCGATGGCTGGTTACCCTAAACGAAATTCGAATATTCTCGGTTTATCGGGGTCAATGGCCACGGACAACATGACGTACACAACACTGAGCTACGCCAACGGTCCAAAAAGATCCTTCGTGAATGACAGCACGTCATGTCACAGAGTCAACGTGACTAACGAAGATATAA aaaaagTCGACTTTTTATATCCAAGTCTGGTCGATTTATCCGACGAGACTCACGGAGGAGATGATGTTATGGTATTTGCGAGAGGTCCTATGTCACATTTATTCACCGGAAACTACGAGCAAAATCAAATTGCTCTTGGTATGGCAATGGCTGCTGGCATTTCCACGAATTTCCCAACTGCTGACTCTACTAGTGGTGCCATTTCACCTTTTAATTTTGCTGGACAAACTATTCTTGCAGTATTATTGTTGGCCCTCGTTGGAATTTTACAGGCTAGCTTATAA